In one Meles meles chromosome 17, mMelMel3.1 paternal haplotype, whole genome shotgun sequence genomic region, the following are encoded:
- the SLAMF9 gene encoding SLAM family member 9 has translation MRALPRLLLLLLVRTAEGYSGDDGDTEDVVAVLQESVSLPLEIPADEEVENIVWSSHVRLATVVPGKEGQPATVEVTNPRYEGRASFPDLGYSLHISSLSWEDSGPYQAQVNLRTSQTSIVQRYHLRVYRRLSEPHVTVNFEISQEDGCNISLTCSVEKAGLDVTYSWLSGEDGVDTVHESSALSTSWRPGDNAPSYTCRASNPVSSVASRPIPAGSFCSDPGSPSEKSTYLCVLAKGLLLLALLVVLAVGLWLTRAPKWGRTPRMRKLKRNRLRLKKEKPHPSLA, from the exons ATGCGGGCCCTTCCACGGCTTCTCCTACTCTTGCTGGTCCGGACAG CGGAAGGCTATTCTGGAGATGATGGGGATACAGAGGACGTTGTTGCGGTCCTTCAGGAGTCCGTCAGCCTCCCCCTGGAAATTCCAGCCGATGAAGAGGTTGAGAATATCGTCTGGTCCTCTCATGTAAGGCTTGCCACCGTGGTCCCTGGGAAAGAGGGGCAGCCGGCCACCGTCGAGGTGACCAATCCTCGATACGAGGGCCGAGCAAGCTTCCCGGACCTTGGCTACTCCCTGCACATCAGCAGTCTCAGCTGGGAGGACTCAGGGCCTTACCAGGCTCAGGTCAACCTGAGGACGTCGCAGACCTCCATCGTGCAGCGTTACCATCTACGTGTGTACC GCCGGCTGTCGGAGCCTCATGTCACCGTGAACTTTGAGATCTCTCAGGAAGATGGCTGTAATATATCTCTGACCTGCTCTGTGGAGAAGGCAGGCCTGGACGTGACCTACAGCTGGCTATCCGGGGAGGATGGCGTGGACACAGTGCACGAgagctctgccctcagcacaTCCTGGCGGCCTGGGGACAATGCCCCCTCTTACACCTGCAGGGCCAGCAACCCCGTCAGCAGCGTCGCTTCCCGCCCCATCCCTGCCGGGTCCTTCTGTTCAG ATCCCGGCTCTCCTTCGGAGAAGTCCACTTACCTCTGCGTCTTGGCCAAGGGGCTGCTTCTCCTCGCGCTCCTCGTGGTTCTGGCTGTGGGACTGTGGCTCACCAGAGCCCCAAAATGGGGCCGAACACCAAGGATGAGGAAGCTcaagagaaacagactcagacTGAAAAAGGAGaagccccaccccagcctggccTGA